The proteins below are encoded in one region of Peromyscus eremicus chromosome 10, PerEre_H2_v1, whole genome shotgun sequence:
- the Znf518b gene encoding zinc finger protein 518B: MTSSVLVGYVGMQIKKMKDIGEQLYTTQVNGGPSSLTMSPKQPNCNRATRPDRQEAQTLLYQGSEAEAATMTIATCVQCKSVHKIPPQDLRKGPGQSQKEDPYVCFKCSLRMVPTQLHFVNNNPGAVHVRNETETISSPVNNKFKVRNFKPGKYYCDKCRFSTKDPLQYRKHTLQHEEIKFICSHCSYISYTKGEFQRHLVKHTGIFPYRCEYCDYGAIRNDYIVKHRRRVHERAGAKRPLKTIAKLEPKRTNVSKQSMELSKAASPRAAFQNKLSDQPSPFSLPTNKDRTHSVMLLPELNKYQKDVVCIPNKLALSEPSEVSLLGNKNVEVEVLSPSKEPVQPGMPLTVVAPSELVVPTNCLAQLMDVKVVNGTQQLVLKLFPLEENPRLQTGRGDGGTSECTATEKGSGGQKKTLSTEAARSLAAEGNAGEFVGLDRLHSLVQKQLKNVKWVKSCNFFMPNSGIHSPQDSFLGSDTIKDLQKTHSLCPPRALPSVALKGHSPASVQNSVSCGPGTAANPFLSKSALSFAEDGRGSRSDCQQLLPLASLPAKGPFSGEKGLLPVGKNDLEARNRISCPETMVSPDGKLEDKQIENKAVGNTSQVSSAQKKEYLHINITGEDTLRSQQPGDQPVQPKNSEKTGNTFEGPIISSVFSLSSGSENVPEGIKWNSSTTKIKSIELLRRKIAQLIESCGKPSSLSANSAQRRSIGQAPKLTSKATPKSIQEMSVSLPGPGPSSGPSVGPLQKPQNHNEGSVTSNGHLAPQQICPKLVCGDDGKLESRVTRKTPVATPVLIPKGAVLRVLNSSEDAHIIEATCDTPVSIPCSEAQLAEPLPFCPSRQTGSGSQPLTCKRGPADMSPHLETALRPKSKKEDSICSTTPKKIVPVYSTQPGNSDSSRQGRPVSRNLTVSKSKTKQGSSVKKKNKMQADPSRCLKDPSFFQVARQLRLIAANPDQLIKCPRRNQPVIVLNHPDVDSPEVTNVMKVINKYKGNVLKVVLSERTRCQLGVRRHHMRLTYQNAEEANHMKRQMMLKMKLKKVHKNNYQVVGSLPDDPAQCVFKCWFCGRLYEDQEEWMSHGQRHLIEATRDWDVLSSKGK, encoded by the coding sequence ATGACATCTTCAGTTTTAGTTGGCTATGTGGGTATGCAGATAAAGAAGATGAAGGATATCGGAGAACAACTGTATACCACACAAGTGAATGGTGGACCAAGTTCTTTGACCATGTCCCCCAAACAGCCTAATTGTAATAGAGCAACCCGgccagacagacaggaagcacaAACCCTGTTGTACCAaggctcagaggcagaggctgccACGATGACCATTGCTACTTGTGTACAGTGCAAAAGTGTTCACAAGATCCCTCCTCAAGACTTGAGGAAGGGCCctgggcagagccagaaggaagaCCCTTACGTCTGCTTCAAATGCAGCCTTCGAATGGTACCTACCCAGCTGCATTTTGTGAACAATAACCCCGGTGCTGTTCATGTCAGGAATGAGACAGAAACCATCTCGAGTCCCGTAAATAACAAATTCAAGGTTAGGAACTTCAAGCCAGGCAAATACTACTGTGATAAGTGTCGGTTTTCCACGAAGGACCCGCTGCAGTACCGGAAGCACACGCTGCAGCATGAGGAGATCAAGTTCATCTGTTCTCACTGCAGCTACATCTCCTACACGAAAGGCGAGTTCCAGAGGCACCTGGTGAAGCACACCGGCATCTTCCCTTACCGATGTGAGTACTGCGACTACGGTGCTATTCGCAATGACTACATTGTCAAGCACAGGAGGAGGGTCCATGAGAGGGCGGGTGCCAAACGGCCGCTCAAAACGATTGCCAAGCTGGAGCCCAAGAGGACCAACGTTTCAAAGCAGAGCATGGAACTCTCAAAGGCCGCCAGTCCCAGGGCCGCCTTCCAAAACAAGTTGTCAGACCAGCCATCTCCGTTCTCTCTCCCCACAAACAAAGACAGGACACACAGTGTGATGTTGTTACCTGAGCTGAATAAGTACCAAAAAGATGTAGTGTGTATTCCCAACAAACTGGCCCTGTCTGAGCCAAGCGAGGTGAGCCTCTTAGGGAATAAGAATGTTGAGGTGGAAGTGCTGTCCCCCTCGAAGGAGCCTGTGCAGCCAGGTATGCCGCTGACTGTCGTGGCGCCCTCGGAGCTGGTGGTCCCCACCAACTGTCTAGCCCAACTGATGGATGTGAAGGTTGTCAATGGCACACAGCAGCTCGTGCTTAAACTGTTTCCATTGGAAGAAAACCCCCGCCTTCAAACaggcagaggagatggaggtACTTCCGAGTGTACGGCTACTGAGAAAGGATCGGGGGGACAGAAAAAAACGCTCTCTACGGAAGCAGCGAGGTCACTAGCAGCGGAAGGGAATGCTGGAGAGTTTGTGGGCCTTGATCGTCTGCACTCTTTGGTTCAGAAACAGCTGAAAAATGTGAAGTGGGTGAAGTCTTGCAATTTCTTCATGCCCAATTCTGGTATACACAGTCCTCAAGATTCTTTTCTCGGTTCTGATACAATTAAAGATTTGCAGAAAACTCACAGTTTGTGTCCCCCTAGAGCCCTCCCTTCTGTTGCCTTAAAaggtcattctcctgcctctgtacaaaacagtgtttcctgtgggCCTGGAACAGCAGCCAACCCTTTCCTGAGTAAATCGGCCCTCTCTTTTGCTGAAGATGGAAGGGGTTCCCGCAGTGACTGCCAGCAGCTCCTTCCCCTTGCCTCGTTGCCTGCGAAGGGTCCCTTTTCTGGAGAGAAGGGCTTGCTGCCTGTAGGTAAAAATGACTTAGAAGCCAGGAATAGGATTAGTTGTCCTGAAACAATGGTTTCCCCTGACGGGAAACTGGAAGacaaacagatagaaaacaaGGCAGTAGGGAATACAAGCCAGGTTTCCTCTGCACAGAAGAAAGAGTATTTACACATCAACATCACTGGGGAAGATACACTGAGGTCCCAACAGCCTGGGGATCAGCCTGTGCAGCCGAAGAATTCTGAGAAGACAGGTAACACATTTGAGGGCCCAATCATCTCGTCAGTATTTTCTCTGAGCTCTGGATCTGAAAATGTGCCTGAGGGCATTAAGTGGAATAGTTCAACAACCAAAATAAAGTCCATTGAACTGCTGCGCAGAAAGATAGCACAGTTAATTGAATCTTGTGGCAAGCCTTCCTCTTTGTCTGCAAATAGTGCTCAGCGACGTTCCATAGGGCAGGCCCCCAAGCTGACTTCAAAAGCAACTCCCAAGAGTATTCAAGAAATGAGTGTCTCTCTTCCTGGCCCTGGCCCTAGTTCTGGCCCTTCTGTGGGTCCTCTCCAAAAACCTCAGAACCATAACGAGGGCAGTGTTACCAGCAACGGGCACCTTGCTCCGCAGCAGATCTGTCCCAAGCTTGTCTGTGGTGATGATGGGAAATTGGAAAGCAGAGTGACCAGAAAGACTCCTGTTGCTACTCCAGTGCTGATCCCCAAAGGCGCTGTGTTGAGGGTCCTTAACTCTTCCGAAGACGCTCACATCATAGAGGCTACCTGCGACACACCTGTCAGCATCCCCTGCAGTGAAGCCCAGTTAGCAGAACCACTTCCGTTCTGCCCTTCGAGACAGACGGGCTCAGGCTCCCAACCCTTGACATGCAAACGTGGGCCAGCAGACATGTCCCCACATCTGGAGACAGCTCTTCGCCCCAAATCTAAAAAAGAGGACTCTATCTGCAGTACTACCCCTAAGAAAATTGTCCCTGTATACAGCACACAGCCAGGCAACAGTGACTCCAGCAGGCAAGGGAGGCCAGTTTCTAGAAACCTAACCGTAAGCAAGAGTAAAACGAAGCAAGGGAGCTCagtcaagaagaaaaacaagatgcAGGCTGATCCCAGCCGCTGTCTCAAAGACCCTTCCTTTTTCCAAGTTGCTAGGCAGCTGCGCCTGATAGCTGCCAACCCAGATCAGTTGATTAAATGTCCTCGTCGGAACCAGCCAGTCATCGTGTTGAACCATCCCGATGTGGACTCTCCCGAAGTGACCAATGTGATGAAGGTCATCAACAAGTACAAAGGCAATGTCCTCAAGGTTGTCCTGTCCGAGAGGACTAGGTGTCAGCTGGGCGTCCGGCGGCACCACATGCGCCTGACCTACCAGAATGCGGAAGAAGCGAACCACATGAAGAGGCAGATGATGCtcaaaatgaaactgaaaaaggTTCATAAGAACAACTACCAGGTGGTGGGCTCCTTGCCAGACGACCCTGCCCAGTGTGTATTTAAGTGCTGGTTCTGTGGGCGGCTCTATGAAGACCAGGAAGAGTGGATGAGTCACGGCCAGCGGCATTTGATAGAGGCCACCAGAGACTGGGATGTCCTTTCTTCAAAGGGCAAATGA